In the Populus trichocarpa isolate Nisqually-1 chromosome 1, P.trichocarpa_v4.1, whole genome shotgun sequence genome, one interval contains:
- the LOC18095944 gene encoding probable serine/threonine-protein kinase PBL23 isoform X2, whose amino-acid sequence MLSLLHHPNLVSLVGYCADGDQRILVYEYMINGSLEDHLLELAPDKKPLDWNTRMKIAEGAARGLEYLHESANPPVIYRDFKASNVLLDENFNPKLSDFGLAKLGPTGDKTHVSTRVMGTYGYCAPEYALTGQLTAKSDVYSFGVVFLELITGRRVIDNSRPTEEQNLVSWATPLFKDRRKFTLMADPLLQGNYPLKGLYQALAVAAMCLQEEASTRPLMSDVVTALEFLAVHNDAAEERAVDDDDIKKPSPDSDSD is encoded by the exons ATGCTGAGTCTTCTTCACCACCCTAACCTTGTCAGCTTGGTTGGATACTGTGCCGATGGTGACCAGAGGATTTTAGTGTATGAGTACATGATTAATGGCTCCCTTGAGGATCACCTTCTTG AGTTGGCACCAGATAAAAAGCCATTGGATTGGAATACAAGGATGAAAATAGCTGAAGGGGCTGCAAGAGGGCTTGAATACTTGCATGAATCAGCAAATCCTCCAGTAATATACCGTGACTTCAAAGCATCAAACGTATTATTAGATGAGAATTTCAACCCTAAGCTCTCAGATTTCGGGCTGGCAAAGCTCGGACCGACCGGCGACAAGACACATGTATCCACCAGGGTGATGGGGACTTATGGTTATTGTGCTCCTGAATATGCTTTGACAGGACAACTGACAGCGAAATCCGATGTCTACAGCTTTGGAGTAGTGTTTTTGGAGCTAATCACAGGAAGACGAGTCATCGACAATTCAAGACCAACTGAAGAGCAGAATCTAGTTTCTTGG GCAACGCCATTATTTAAAGACAGAAGAAAGTTTACACTAATGGCAGACCCTTTGCTACAAGGCAACTACCCTTTAAAAGGTCTGTATCAAGCTCTTGCAGTTGCAGCTATGTGTCTCCAAGAGGAAGCTTCTACTAGACCATTAATGAGTGATGTTGTAACAGCTCTAGAATTTTTAGCAGTACATAATGATGCTGCTGAGGAGAGGGCagtagatgatgatgatatcaagAAACCTTCTCCTGATAGTGATAGTGATTAA
- the LOC18110199 gene encoding uncharacterized protein LOC18110199, whose product MAEPSSSNTILEERKDVMVSPFGDTKPTLRTAYFLKPTATSMEEPDLPSDSISPLPPQTSQRNNFPLKVSSITWTRPQENWITWVSRMQSKHQAAWKKSATITLEDVIVLGGYSVLGSPVSCSVENREWKVIEEKLMDARKEVIRSRARKACQGSWMKMFNNGGSEIEHEAFLALWLSRLVFQNSSHVIRKEVFPIAIRLARGIPIALAPAVLASIYRDLSQLKRAIVAGNIESRLELFSPFQLVQLWAWERFPILQPKPDVLNLGDPRSARWDKAKISEVENVRLALDSAKESFLWRPYAKTLQNWSFPKFYRENEELVMADSGFDRHVESFIRCLRVSKIFGLDYMENYFPHRVAMQFGMDQDLPGRVTLDKTREIAWMNYSKPTSDTKFHIPSRLFESDVTTRYLKWWKQMVLCQNKKVSGSAQQQRSAKRSKPDLQTSKGKQTNIDPDVPPPGFRPKSNMNQSRISAEKDRPAAVEMFTGNNQQSFGNDVIANGELPCQCQSNFASNTHDGTDRNMGPSSQSAQKISGSKATTGASVRAMDQMEVAQENRAGNMTSYRVGINGEAGEANAYKLDIAELENWIGLLERKVAKLKAARRLGAQV is encoded by the exons ATGGCTGAACCATCTTCAAGTAACACAATCTTGGAAGAAAGGAAAGATGTCATGGTTTCACCTTTTGGTGATACTAAACCAACTTTAAGAACAGCCTATTTCTTGAAACCTACCGCAACCTCCATGGAGGAACCTGACCTTCCTTCAGACTCTATCTCTCCACTACCACCACAAACATCGCAACGCAATAACTTTCCACTGAAGGTCTCATCCATAACTTGGACACGCCCCCAAGAAAATTGGATCACATGGGTATCTCGCATGCAATCTAAGCACCAAGCTGCTTGGAAGAAATCCG CTACTATTACTTTAGAGGATGTGATTGTTTTAGGGGGTTACTCTGTTTTGGGATCCCCTGTTTCATGCTCTGTTGAAAACAGAGAATGGAAGGTAATTGAAGAGAAGTTGATGGATGCTAGAAAGGAAGTGATAAGAAGTAGAGCCAGGAAAGCATGCCAGGGTTCATGGATGAAGATGTTCAATAACGGTGGGAGTGAAATCGAACATGAAGCATTTCTTGCTTTGTGGTTATCAAGATTAGTGTTTCAAAATTCATCTCACGTAATTAGGAAAGAGGTTTTCCCTATAGCAATCCGCCTAGCAAGAGGGATTCCAATAGCTCTTGCACCAGCAGTTCTCGCTAGTATTTACAGGGATTTGAGTCAACTGAAAAGGGCAATAGTTGCGGGTAATATTGAATCTAGACTTGAACTTTTCTCGCCGTTTCAGCTGGTGCAACTTTGGGCCTGGGAGAGATTTCCGATCTTGCAGCCAAAGCCTGATGTGCTCAACTTGGGTGATCCAAGATCAGCTCGATGGGACAAAGCCAAAATTTCCGAAGTCGAGAATGTGAGGTTGGCTTTGGATTCGGCCAAGGAGAGTTTTCTTTGGCGGCCATATGCCAAAACTTTGCAGAATTGGAGTTTCCCCAAGTTTTATAGAGAAAACGAAGAGCTGGTGATGGCTGATTCAGGATTCGATAGGCATGTGGAGTCATTTATTCGTTGCTTGAGGGTCTCCAAGATTTTTGGGTTAGACTACATGGAAAACTATTTTCCGCATCGAGTCGCAATGCAATTTGGAATGGATCAGGATCTTCCTGGTCGTGTTACTCTTGATAAGACGAGAGAAATTGCATGGATGAACTATAGCAAGCCTACTAGTGATACAAAATTTCATATCCCATCACGGCTCTTTGAATCAGATGTTACCACTCGATACTTGAAGTGGTGGAAACAAATGGTTTTATGCCAGAACAAGAAGGTGAGTGGTTCTGCCCAACAGCAAAGAAGTGCAAAGAGATCAAAACCGGATTTGCAGACTTCAAAGGGAAAGCAAACTAACATTGATCCTGATGTCCCGCCGCCTGGTTTTCGTCCCAAAAGTAACATGAACCAATCAAGAATTTCAGCTGAGAAAGACAGACCAGCAGCTGTGGAAATGTTTACTGGTAACAATCAGCAGAGTTTTGGCAATGATGTAATTGCTAATGGTGAGTTGCCTTGTCAATGTCAAAGTAATTTTGCTTCAAATACACATGATGGAACTGACAGGAATATGGGACCATCGTCACAATCAGCACAAAAGATATCAGGTAGCAAGGCTACCACAGGGGCATCAGTAAGAGCCATGGATCAGATGGAAGTTGCGCAAGAGAATAGAGCAGGCAATATGACTTCTTATAGAGTAGGCATCAATGGCGAAGCAGGAGAAGCTAATGCTTACAAACTTGATATAGCAGAGCTCGAAAACTGGATTGGATTGCTTGAAAGAAAGGTTGCTAAACTGAAAGCAGCAAGAAGACTTGGGGCACAGGTTTGA
- the LOC112326264 gene encoding protein MAINTENANCE OF MERISTEMS-like isoform X4, whose amino-acid sequence MAVLHETTWRKVGIYQAVMSSLYQIGRNDDLLLGLAEKWCFETNTFIFPWGEATITLEDILVAGYAVLGSPVFSPPETEELKEAEQKLMEIRKQLRRSKAKKVNQHSWIKYLMGNNSEVEHEAFLSLWLSRFVFPSLPFMGISIHLYPIAVCLARGIKIALGPALLASIYRDLRLLKKKILALSNLESFEDDNDDQKLELTIWSPFHIVQVWAWERFPKLQPKPNVTDFEVPRLARWHNVNSSTVRNVSLALDSEGSFQWRPYATAVESLSYKIYGDEDKWVLFDVDSDGDVDEELKSFTRYLRACELVGIGCVEQYSPHRVAMQFGMDHDLPGPVKRRNETQELSWKRFDKQIKNAMLYIPSRHCKPDVTLRYLEWWKQSVVGGKDGNGNPKSSEISAPSFKGKKSDHDPLCPPGFPPKCQHVEVLDSDEEDNLTLKELFTHKKLKIVDHRMYGDRKSSLATTHSLLYSSAENNDVTNVDAEMKLKENSFQKEPRTGKESTTTENTSKNKLDSPSPVRHGAGFLKDDERGSRSRFDIHTDGLELEARIDKLRKEIDGLKAAKFSQKKVFFFHPWHCCSSNELPIQVL is encoded by the exons ATGGCTGTTTTGCATGAAACAACATGGAGAAAAGTTGGAATCTATCAAGCAGTCATGAGTTCTCTTTACCAAATCGGAAGAAACGATGATTTGCTTCTTGGGTTAGCAGAGAAATGGTGTTTCGAAACTAACACATTCATTTTTCCTTGGGGTGAAGCAACAATCACCTTGGAAGATATTTTGGTTGCAGGGTACGCTGTTTTGGGGTCCCCTGTTTTTAGCCCTCCTGAAACAGAGGAATTGAAAGAAGCTGAACAAAAGCTAATGGAAATCAGAAAACAGTTGAGGCGGTCTAAAGCAAAAAAAGTGAACCAACATTCCTGGATTAAATATCTCATGGGAAACAACAGCGAAGTAGAGCACGAGGCTTTTCTATCACTATGGTTGTCAAGGTTTGTTTTTCCCAGTCTCCCATTTATGGGAATTTCCATACATCTTTATCCAATTGCTGTTTGTCTAGCTAGAGGTATCAAAATTGCACTTGGACCTGCCCTTCTTGCAAGCATTTACCGAGACTTGAGGTTGTTGAAGAAAAAGATTCTAGCTTTGTCCAATTTAGAGTCTTTTGAGGATGACAATGATGATCAAAAGTTAGAACTCACCATTTGGTCACCATTTCATATAGTTCAGGTTTGGGCCTGGGAGAGGTTTCCAAAATTGCAACCAAAGCCTAATGTGACTGACTTTGAAGTGCCGAGATTAGCTAGATGGCATAATGTGAATAGTTCAACCGTTAGGAATGTAAGTCTGGCCCTAGATTCTGAAGGAAGTTTCCAGTGGCGCCCTTATGCCACAGCCGTGGAGAGTTTGAGTTACAAAATCTATGGTGATGAAGATAAGTGGGTGCTTTTTGATGTTGATTCTGATGGTGATGTTGATGAGGAATTGAAGTCCTTTACTCGATACTTGCGAGCATGTGAACTAGTTGGAATAGGGTGTGTAGAGCAGTACAGCCCACATCGAGTGGCAATGCAGTTTGGTATGGATCACGATCTTCCAGGTCCTGTAAAGAGAAGGAATGAAACTCAAGAACTTTCCTGGAAGCGTTTTGATAAGCAAATCAAGAATGCAATGCTATATATTCCATCAAGACATTGCAAGCCAGATGTTACTTTGAGATACTTGGAATGGTGGAAGCAATCAGTGGTTGGTGGGAAAGATGGAAATGGAAATCCAAAAAGTTCAGAGATTTCGGCTCCAAGTTTCAAAGGGAAGAAGTCAGATCATGATCCTCTGTGCCCTCCTGGTTTCCCTCCTAAATGTCAACATGTTGAAGTCTTGGACTCTGATGAGGAGGATAATCTAACATTGAAGGAGTTGTTTACTCATAAAAAGCTCAAAATTGTTGATCATAGAATGTATGGTGATCGCAAGTCTTCTCTGGCAACTACGCATAGTCTGTTATATTCTTCCGCAGAAAACAATGATGTTACAAATGTAGATgcagagatgaaattgaaggaaAACAGCTTTCAGAAGGAACCCAGGACTGGAAAAGAAAGCACAACCACGGAAAACAccagcaaaaacaaattagataGCCCTAGTCCAGTACGTCATGGTGCTGGTTTTCTTAAAGATGATGAAAGAGGAAGTAGGAGTCGTTTTGATATTCACACAGATGGATTAGAACTTGAAGCTCGGATCGACAAGCTTAGGAAAGAAATTGATGGGCTAAAGGCTGCTAAATTTAGCCAGAAGAAG gtattttttttccatccatGGCATTGTTGCTCCTCAAATGAACTCCCTATCCAAGTTTTGTGA
- the LOC18095944 gene encoding probable serine/threonine-protein kinase PBL23 isoform X1 — MMGCFKCCISKERLCKKSLKKSIKEYHDARTLASFANISFKTDSSRKRYIAEEIRQIGKGNISADIFTFRDLTTATKNFNHENLIGEGGFGRVYKGIIQKTKQVVAVKQLDRNGFQGNREFLVEVLMLSLLHHPNLVSLVGYCADGDQRILVYEYMINGSLEDHLLELAPDKKPLDWNTRMKIAEGAARGLEYLHESANPPVIYRDFKASNVLLDENFNPKLSDFGLAKLGPTGDKTHVSTRVMGTYGYCAPEYALTGQLTAKSDVYSFGVVFLELITGRRVIDNSRPTEEQNLVSWATPLFKDRRKFTLMADPLLQGNYPLKGLYQALAVAAMCLQEEASTRPLMSDVVTALEFLAVHNDAAEERAVDDDDIKKPSPDSDSD; from the exons ATGATGGGCTGCTTTAAATGTTGCATATCGAAGGAAAGATTATGCAAAAAGTCACTGAAAAAAAGCATTAAGGAATACCATGATGCCAGAACTTTAGCCTCATTTGCTAACATCTCATTTAAGACAG ATAGCAGCAGAAAAAGGTACATTGCTGAAGAAATCAGGCAAATTGGGAAGGGAAATATATCTGCTGATATTTTCACTTTCCGCGATCTAACTACGGCAACAAAGAACTTCAACCATGAAAATCTGATAGGCGAGGGTGGTTTCGGGAGGGTGTACAAAGGGATTAtacagaaaacaaaacaa GTTGTTGCTGTTAAGCAACTAGACAGAAATGGATTTCAGGGAAACAGAGAATTTCTTGTAGAAGTTTTAATGCTGAGTCTTCTTCACCACCCTAACCTTGTCAGCTTGGTTGGATACTGTGCCGATGGTGACCAGAGGATTTTAGTGTATGAGTACATGATTAATGGCTCCCTTGAGGATCACCTTCTTG AGTTGGCACCAGATAAAAAGCCATTGGATTGGAATACAAGGATGAAAATAGCTGAAGGGGCTGCAAGAGGGCTTGAATACTTGCATGAATCAGCAAATCCTCCAGTAATATACCGTGACTTCAAAGCATCAAACGTATTATTAGATGAGAATTTCAACCCTAAGCTCTCAGATTTCGGGCTGGCAAAGCTCGGACCGACCGGCGACAAGACACATGTATCCACCAGGGTGATGGGGACTTATGGTTATTGTGCTCCTGAATATGCTTTGACAGGACAACTGACAGCGAAATCCGATGTCTACAGCTTTGGAGTAGTGTTTTTGGAGCTAATCACAGGAAGACGAGTCATCGACAATTCAAGACCAACTGAAGAGCAGAATCTAGTTTCTTGG GCAACGCCATTATTTAAAGACAGAAGAAAGTTTACACTAATGGCAGACCCTTTGCTACAAGGCAACTACCCTTTAAAAGGTCTGTATCAAGCTCTTGCAGTTGCAGCTATGTGTCTCCAAGAGGAAGCTTCTACTAGACCATTAATGAGTGATGTTGTAACAGCTCTAGAATTTTTAGCAGTACATAATGATGCTGCTGAGGAGAGGGCagtagatgatgatgatatcaagAAACCTTCTCCTGATAGTGATAGTGATTAA